The Paracoccus sediminicola genome has a segment encoding these proteins:
- a CDS encoding VIT1/CCC1 transporter family protein, whose translation MSRHTHPDAHPDDPHYVSRSGWLRAAVLGANDGIVSVASLLAGVAASGAGTGEVLVAGLAGLSAGALSMAAGEYVSVSSQSDIERADIRRETQALDENPHVELEELSGIYEARGLSPETAMLVARELTEHDALGAHIRDELGLSDVHSANPMQAAITSAATFTLAGAVPVAGAVLSQGQHTILIVWITTLLALAVLGAVGARAGGAPIGRAVLRVLFWGSFAMTVTAAIGWLFGTTIG comes from the coding sequence TTGTCACGTCATACCCATCCCGACGCGCATCCGGATGATCCGCATTACGTGTCGCGCTCTGGCTGGCTGCGCGCCGCAGTTCTGGGCGCCAATGATGGCATCGTCTCGGTTGCCTCGCTGCTTGCGGGTGTCGCGGCGTCGGGGGCGGGCACCGGGGAGGTCCTCGTCGCCGGGCTGGCCGGGCTTTCCGCCGGGGCGCTGTCGATGGCGGCGGGAGAATATGTCTCTGTGTCGAGCCAGTCGGATATCGAACGCGCCGATATTAGGCGCGAAACCCAGGCTCTCGATGAGAATCCGCATGTCGAGCTGGAAGAGCTGTCCGGCATCTATGAGGCGCGCGGGCTGAGCCCCGAGACAGCGATGCTGGTCGCGCGCGAGCTGACCGAACATGATGCGCTCGGGGCGCATATCCGCGATGAGCTCGGGCTAAGCGACGTGCACAGCGCGAATCCTATGCAGGCGGCGATCACCTCTGCTGCGACCTTCACTCTGGCCGGAGCGGTGCCTGTTGCGGGGGCGGTACTCTCGCAGGGGCAGCACACCATCCTGATTGTCTGGATTACGACCCTTCTTGCCCTGGCGGTTCTGGGTGCGGTCGGGGCGCGTGCCGGCGGGGCGCCCATAGGCAGAGCGGTGCTGCGCGTGCTATTCTGGGGCAGCTTCGCCATGACCGTGACGGCCGCGATTGGCTGGCTGTTCGGCACGACCATAGGATAA